One Acidimicrobiia bacterium genomic window, GAGCGGTGTGTTCGAGTGGCGGTGGCGCGGCCGGTGCTCGCGCTTGGTCAACAGTCGGTCGAGCGCGGCCGCGAGCGCGCGCCGCGTGTCGGTGGCGGCGATCACATCGTCGACGTAGCCGCGCTCCGCAGCGACGTACGGGTTCAGGAACCGATCCTCGTACTGGATCGCGAGCGCAGCTTCCTCTCGGGCACGCTCCTCGGCGTCGTCGATGGCCAAGAGCCGGCGCCGGTGCACGATCTTCACGGCCGGCGGTGCACCCATCACCGCGATCTCCGCGGTGGGCCACGCGATGCACCAGTCGGTGCCGAGCCCACGCGAATCCATGACGACGTACGCGCCGCCGTACGCCTTGCGCAGCACGACGCACATGCGCGGGACCGAGGACGCGGCGTACGCGTGGAGCAGCTCCGCGCCGTGCCGGATGATGCCACGCCACTCTTGGTCGGCGCCGGGCGCGTACCCACTGGTGTCGACGAACGTGATCAACGGTATGTTGAAGCAGTCGCACCACTGCACGAAGCGCGCGGCCTTGCTCGCGGCCTCGGTGTCGATCCTTCCCGCGTTGTGCATCGGCTGGTTGGCGATGATGCCGACGGAGTGCCCGTCGAGCCGGCCGAGCGCGGTCACCATGCTCGGCGCGTACGCGTGGCGCAGCTCGAGGAGCGACTCGTCATCGAGCACGTCGGTGACGACATCGCGCACGTCGTAGGACGCCGCTGCGCGCGCGGGGACAGCCTGGGCCGCGCGCGCGCAGTCGCGGTCGACGGGATCGCCGTACGAGATCGTGGGTGGGTCTTCGAGATGGTTCGACGGCAGGTACGACAACAAAGCCGACGCCGCCACCACTGCTTCGTCCTCGTCCTGCACGAGCATCGCGGCGACACCGCTGATCCGGTGGTGCACCGAGGCACCGCCGAGCCGGTCGCGGTCGATCGGTACGCCGGTGAACTCGACGACGACGTCGGGACCGGTGACGTACGCGAACGCGTCCGCGGTCATGATCACGTGGTCGGCGATGCCGAGCAAGAGGGCGGGGCCCGAAACGGCCGGCCCCACGAGGAGGAGCACGGTCGGAACCACGCCCGACGCGTCGGACAGTGCCTTCGCCACCCGACCCCACGCATGCAGCGCAGCGACCCCCTCGTTCACGTCGGCGCCGGAGCTCGCGACGCGCCCGACGACGGGGATGCCGAGCGCGATCGCGAGGCGAACCGCTCGCTCCACGGTCTGGCCTTCGGGT contains:
- a CDS encoding carboxyl transferase domain-containing protein, encoding MTELGTPTPVFGHRSDAVEAALRDLDGRQVSWFSLDGGKHRGAIGTPEGQTVERAVRLAIALGIPVVGRVASSGADVNEGVAALHAWGRVAKALSDASGVVPTVLLLVGPAVSGPALLLGIADHVIMTADAFAYVTGPDVVVEFTGVPIDRDRLGGASVHHRISGVAAMLVQDEDEAVVAASALLSYLPSNHLEDPPTISYGDPVDRDCARAAQAVPARAAASYDVRDVVTDVLDDESLLELRHAYAPSMVTALGRLDGHSVGIIANQPMHNAGRIDTEAASKAARFVQWCDCFNIPLITFVDTSGYAPGADQEWRGIIRHGAELLHAYAASSVPRMCVVLRKAYGGAYVVMDSRGLGTDWCIAWPTAEIAVMGAPPAVKIVHRRRLLAIDDAEERAREEAALAIQYEDRFLNPYVAAERGYVDDVIAATDTRRALAAALDRLLTKREHRPRHRHSNTPL